The Clostridium sp. AWRP genome has a window encoding:
- a CDS encoding uroporphyrinogen decarboxylase family protein, translating into MKNGLELYNEHLGRLEKVIALKKADRTPINLNADSFCVRAAGGKLADLVTNMEYGNELLLQGMKSFGDIDCTLGYGCFPQTKGAFFLSNIKLPGRELPEDALWQIDEVGFMTEDDYDTIIDKGWNKFYIDFCKNRLGDPLKIMEDIIKIQPKIVQSYKDAGIVAIIGNAMIGAPYETLFAGRSIKNFVKDLIRIPDKVIAVMDVMAEESYEDLRKAIRADKPLAVFSGGSRMAGDFISEKAFEKFAWPYLKKGVEVAVEEGANVYLHSDLCWNRFLDYLCDLPKGKCIFHPDSTTDIFKAGEVLKGHMCIMGDVSPSLLTLGTPDEVYGYSRKLIDRFASQGFIMAAGCCIPANAKVENVKAMVAAALES; encoded by the coding sequence ATGAAAAATGGACTAGAACTATATAATGAGCATTTAGGAAGACTTGAAAAAGTTATAGCACTGAAGAAAGCAGACAGGACACCTATTAATTTAAATGCAGATTCTTTTTGTGTTAGAGCAGCAGGAGGAAAGCTAGCAGATCTTGTGACAAATATGGAATACGGAAATGAACTGTTACTTCAAGGTATGAAGTCATTTGGTGATATTGATTGTACGCTGGGATATGGATGCTTTCCTCAAACTAAAGGAGCTTTTTTCCTTTCAAATATTAAGTTACCTGGACGTGAATTACCTGAGGATGCTCTTTGGCAAATTGATGAAGTTGGATTTATGACAGAAGATGATTATGACACTATAATTGACAAAGGTTGGAATAAGTTTTATATAGATTTTTGTAAAAATAGATTAGGAGACCCTTTAAAGATAATGGAGGATATAATAAAAATACAGCCTAAAATAGTACAGAGTTATAAAGATGCAGGTATTGTAGCAATAATAGGTAATGCTATGATAGGAGCTCCTTATGAGACCTTGTTTGCTGGTCGTTCAATAAAAAATTTTGTTAAAGATTTGATAAGAATACCTGATAAAGTCATAGCTGTAATGGACGTTATGGCTGAAGAAAGTTATGAGGATTTAAGAAAAGCAATACGTGCTGATAAACCTTTAGCAGTATTTTCAGGAGGATCACGTATGGCAGGAGATTTTATATCAGAAAAAGCTTTTGAAAAATTTGCATGGCCATATTTAAAAAAAGGTGTTGAAGTTGCGGTAGAAGAAGGGGCAAATGTTTATCTTCATTCGGATTTATGTTGGAATCGTTTTTTAGATTATTTATGTGATCTTCCAAAAGGCAAATGTATTTTCCATCCTGACAGTACAACAGATATTTTTAAAGCGGGAGAAGTACTTAAAGGACATATGTGCATTATGGGAGATGTTTCACCTTCACTTTTAACATTAGGTACACCGGATGAAGTATATGGGTATAGCAGAAAATTGATTGATCGATTTGCATCACAAGGGTTTATTATGGCTGCAGGATGCTGCATACCGGCAAATGCAAAAGTAGAGAATGTAAAAGCAATGGTTGCAGCTGCTTTAGAATCATAA
- a CDS encoding helix-turn-helix domain-containing protein, with protein sequence MNIDIKILSSKLVNYTHKLILKNEKFTKITLVKLLLSETKSFYPNTLYVGDSSDLTNLQTASYPVNLLCVSHYKVPDHFKNSNILLIDTDKNKYILFNEIQDIILDLKNVDIYMEELLNALIHEKGIQHIIDIGFKLLGNPIIFNDTSSKIIANSICNKSIGHYWDEHIKKGYFSNDAMKSAKFSRIWEKVDRQNCPVMVKGIDDNNMIIEKVTIDNIIIGYISVTEAERPFKDRDIELVSLLCDVIETQMRNDKFYKYTKGTTYESFLKDLLDNAVTDKELVMNKVRSLNFDISSGVYILIFDINQYSQKKIPLTYLRYKISGIIQENKSLIYNNHIVLLINHNTKISIFENEFEVLKKFLKKNNLYAGLSNCITDFTNLQYYYKQSLKAIELGVSLNIDKVFYIYEDYVVYDLLDNLSTYENIERFCHPSLHLLIQYDRKNNTCLTKSLYVYLMNNRNQSVSANILHIHRASMFYRIDKIKQIMKIDLNDPNIIHHIYLSLHILELMHKNEFIFEINKQ encoded by the coding sequence ATGAATATAGATATTAAAATTCTTTCATCTAAATTAGTAAACTACACTCACAAATTAATATTAAAAAATGAAAAATTTACAAAGATCACCTTAGTTAAATTACTCTTAAGTGAAACAAAATCCTTTTATCCAAATACTTTATACGTTGGAGACTCTTCAGATTTAACAAATCTTCAAACAGCAAGCTATCCAGTAAACCTTTTGTGTGTAAGTCATTATAAAGTCCCTGACCATTTTAAAAATTCAAATATTCTTTTAATTGATACTGATAAAAATAAATATATTCTTTTCAACGAAATACAGGACATTATCTTAGACCTTAAAAATGTAGATATATATATGGAAGAACTATTAAATGCACTCATACATGAAAAAGGTATTCAACATATTATAGATATTGGATTTAAACTTCTCGGAAATCCTATTATATTTAATGATACTAGCAGCAAAATTATAGCCAATTCCATATGTAACAAGTCTATTGGTCATTATTGGGATGAACATATAAAAAAAGGTTACTTTTCCAACGATGCCATGAAGTCTGCAAAATTTAGTAGAATATGGGAAAAAGTTGATAGGCAAAACTGTCCTGTTATGGTAAAAGGTATAGATGATAATAATATGATTATTGAGAAAGTTACAATTGATAATATTATCATAGGATATATATCAGTTACTGAAGCAGAAAGACCTTTTAAAGATAGAGATATTGAACTCGTTTCATTATTATGTGATGTAATCGAAACTCAAATGAGAAACGACAAATTCTACAAATACACTAAAGGTACCACTTATGAAAGCTTTCTAAAAGATTTGTTAGATAATGCTGTTACAGATAAGGAACTAGTGATGAATAAAGTAAGGTCTTTGAATTTTGATATTAGCTCAGGAGTTTATATACTTATTTTTGATATCAACCAGTATTCTCAAAAAAAAATACCATTAACATACTTGAGATATAAAATTTCTGGTATTATTCAAGAAAATAAATCACTTATATATAATAATCATATTGTTTTGCTCATTAACCATAATACAAAAATTAGCATTTTTGAAAATGAATTTGAAGTTCTTAAAAAATTTCTTAAAAAAAATAATCTATATGCGGGACTTAGTAACTGCATAACAGATTTTACGAATTTACAATATTATTATAAACAATCATTAAAGGCAATTGAACTTGGGGTTAGCCTTAATATTGACAAGGTATTTTATATATATGAAGATTATGTAGTATACGATTTACTAGATAATCTTTCTACTTACGAAAATATAGAGAGATTTTGTCACCCTTCTCTACATTTGCTAATTCAATATGATCGTAAAAATAACACCTGTTTAACTAAAAGTCTCTATGTATATTTGATGAATAATAGAAATCAATCAGTATCTGCAAACATACTACATATACATCGTGCATCAATGTTTTATCGTATTGATAAGATAAAACAGATTATGAAAATAGATCTTAACGATCCCAATATTATACATCATATATACTTATCCCTTCATATCCTTGAATTAATGCATAAAAATGAATTTATATTTGAAATAAATAAACAATAA
- a CDS encoding ABC transporter substrate-binding protein encodes MKKIGMIMLSAIMVFTLFTGCGSNAGEQDNSLNRVKDAGKLTIGLDDSYPPMEFRDNKNKLSGFDIDLGNALAQKLGVKLNIVVTDFNGIVLALQSGKFDVILASMSITDERKKKIDFVGPYIDGGQIIITKAGNSSIKTKNDLKGKVVGVQLGATGEQAAAKVSGIKEIKKYDKITEAFHEVNIGRIDAVVCDAQVGRYYISKDKSNYVILQDRLTKEPIGIGIKKKDKKLEEALNKALDDLKKDGTMSKLSTKWFGYDIYK; translated from the coding sequence ATGAAAAAAATAGGTATGATAATGTTAAGTGCAATTATGGTGTTTACACTTTTTACAGGATGTGGTAGTAATGCAGGAGAACAGGATAATTCCCTTAATAGAGTTAAGGATGCAGGCAAATTAACTATAGGATTAGATGATTCCTATCCACCTATGGAATTTAGAGATAACAAGAATAAATTGTCCGGGTTTGATATAGATTTAGGCAATGCACTTGCTCAAAAATTAGGGGTAAAGTTAAATATAGTAGTCACAGATTTTAATGGTATAGTTTTAGCACTTCAGTCAGGAAAATTTGATGTTATACTAGCTTCTATGAGCATAACTGACGAGAGAAAAAAGAAAATAGATTTTGTAGGACCTTATATTGATGGTGGACAAATAATAATAACTAAAGCTGGAAATAGTTCTATAAAAACTAAAAATGATTTAAAAGGTAAGGTAGTAGGCGTACAACTTGGGGCTACAGGGGAGCAGGCTGCTGCGAAAGTAAGTGGAATAAAAGAAATTAAAAAATATGACAAGATAACAGAAGCTTTCCACGAGGTTAACATAGGTAGAATTGATGCAGTAGTATGTGACGCTCAAGTTGGACGATATTATATTTCAAAAGATAAAAGTAATTATGTTATTTTGCAGGATAGACTTACAAAGGAACCTATAGGAATAGGTATAAAAAAGAAGGATAAAAAGTTAGAAGAAGCTTTAAATAAGGCATTAGATGATCTTAAAAAGGATGGAACTATGTCTAAACTATCAACTAAATGGTTTGGATATGATATATACAAATAA
- a CDS encoding AI-2E family transporter: MSFIKEFFSKESTKRVLFFTCLILVVYWSKSIIDLFLLTFLFSYIMNSLQNFLLKHIKNVTATKEKITTIILYSLLFLLIVLLVVNYIPQLINQTKYMINHASQFQMHPASTNSRLDILQKYLVTMIGQIDIKSYLKSGFDISLQLATNVGKWSVNIFISIMLSLFFILGKHNIIDFLKKFKDSKVSGLYDYLCFFGKNFLNSFGKVMQAQIIIAFFNTIISVIMLSIMNFPQLVTLGFMIFVLSLIPVAGVIISLIPLSMIAFSIGGFTKVIYVLIMVAIIHIIESYVLNPKLMSSKVKLPIFFTFIILIVSEHIMGAWGFLIGIPLFMFILDLLDVKIHD; this comes from the coding sequence ATGTCTTTTATCAAAGAATTTTTTTCAAAAGAATCCACAAAACGAGTACTTTTTTTTACTTGCTTAATATTAGTGGTCTATTGGTCTAAATCTATAATTGATTTATTCCTGTTAACCTTTCTATTTTCCTATATAATGAATAGTCTTCAGAATTTTCTGTTGAAACACATTAAAAACGTTACTGCAACAAAAGAAAAAATTACAACAATTATTTTATATTCGCTGTTGTTTTTACTTATTGTATTGTTAGTTGTAAATTATATTCCTCAACTAATAAATCAAACAAAATATATGATAAATCATGCTTCACAATTTCAAATGCATCCTGCTAGTACTAATTCGCGTTTAGATATATTACAAAAATATTTAGTCACTATGATAGGACAAATAGATATAAAAAGTTACTTGAAATCTGGTTTCGATATATCCCTTCAACTGGCAACAAACGTAGGGAAATGGAGTGTAAACATATTTATTTCTATAATGTTAAGTTTATTTTTCATACTTGGAAAACATAATATTATTGATTTCTTGAAAAAATTCAAAGACAGCAAAGTATCAGGATTATATGACTACTTGTGTTTTTTCGGTAAAAACTTTTTAAATTCTTTTGGAAAGGTAATGCAAGCTCAGATTATTATAGCATTTTTTAATACCATTATATCTGTTATAATGCTTTCCATTATGAACTTTCCACAATTAGTTACACTTGGATTTATGATATTTGTACTCAGCTTAATTCCTGTAGCAGGAGTTATAATATCACTTATCCCTCTTTCTATGATTGCCTTCAGTATAGGTGGATTTACAAAAGTTATATACGTACTAATTATGGTTGCCATAATTCATATTATTGAAAGTTATGTTTTAAATCCGAAATTAATGTCTTCAAAAGTAAAACTTCCTATATTCTTTACGTTTATAATACTTATAGTTTCAGAACATATAATGGGTGCCTGGGGATTTCTTATAGGTATTCCGCTTTTTATGTTCATACTTGATCTTTTAGATGTAAAAATTCACGATTAA
- a CDS encoding MOSC domain-containing protein: protein MAKVISVNISEKKGEIKKPIGRGFFKKDNGLENDAHAGKWHRQVSLLAQESIDKMTAQGVENLSSGKFAENLTTEGIVLYELPVGTRLKIGEVLMEVTQIGKECHKGCAIRQQVGDCIMPREGIFTRVIEEGWISDGDSITLVN from the coding sequence ATGGCTAAAGTCATTTCAGTAAACATAAGTGAAAAAAAAGGTGAAATAAAAAAACCTATAGGCAGAGGATTTTTTAAGAAAGATAATGGTCTTGAAAATGATGCTCATGCAGGAAAATGGCATAGGCAAGTTAGTTTACTTGCGCAAGAAAGTATAGATAAAATGACAGCACAGGGAGTAGAAAATTTATCTAGCGGTAAATTTGCAGAAAATCTTACTACAGAAGGCATTGTGCTGTATGAACTTCCTGTAGGCACCAGACTTAAAATAGGTGAAGTACTTATGGAAGTAACACAGATAGGTAAGGAATGTCATAAAGGATGTGCTATACGACAGCAGGTAGGAGATTGTATTATGCCAAGAGAAGGTATATTTACAAGAGTTATTGAAGAAGGATGGATATCTGATGGAGATAGCATAACTTTAGTTAATTAA
- the moaC gene encoding cyclic pyranopterin monophosphate synthase MoaC, with translation MELTHINDQGRAKMVDVSEKGNTERKAVAAASIYMKRETLDIIAQGKAKKGDVLSVAQVAGIMAAKNTSSLIPMCHPLNISGCDIKFVLDFEKNKVDIEASTKIVGKTGVEMEALTAVSTAALTIYDMCKAVDRGMIISDIMLLEKSGGKSGIFKRKF, from the coding sequence ATGGAACTTACTCATATAAACGATCAGGGTAGAGCTAAAATGGTAGATGTAAGTGAAAAAGGTAATACTGAAAGAAAAGCAGTTGCTGCAGCTTCCATATACATGAAAAGGGAGACTCTAGATATCATTGCACAGGGAAAGGCCAAAAAGGGAGATGTGCTTTCTGTAGCCCAGGTAGCAGGAATAATGGCTGCAAAAAATACTTCAAGTTTAATTCCCATGTGTCATCCATTAAATATATCTGGATGTGACATAAAGTTTGTATTGGACTTTGAAAAAAATAAAGTTGACATTGAAGCTTCTACGAAAATTGTGGGAAAGACAGGAGTAGAGATGGAGGCATTAACGGCAGTTAGTACAGCAGCTCTAACTATATACGATATGTGCAAGGCTGTTGATAGGGGAATGATAATATCTGATATTATGCTTCTTGAAAAAAGTGGAGGGAAATCTGGTATATTTAAGAGGAAATTTTAA
- a CDS encoding MogA/MoaB family molybdenum cofactor biosynthesis protein, whose translation MINTAIITMSDKGSQGKREDKTGPAIENMLDKSQYKVEYYKVIPDEIEEIKKQLCYICDDLKLNLILTNGGTGFSVRDVTPEATLEVIDKNVPGIAEAMRMKSLSVTPKAMLSRAVSGIRKKTLIVNLPGSPKGAVENLEFILPALPHGIDILMGWDSECAR comes from the coding sequence ATGATAAATACGGCTATAATTACAATGAGTGACAAGGGATCTCAGGGTAAGCGAGAAGATAAAACGGGGCCTGCTATAGAAAATATGTTAGATAAGTCCCAATATAAGGTTGAGTATTATAAAGTTATACCAGATGAAATAGAAGAGATAAAAAAACAATTGTGTTATATATGTGATGACTTGAAATTAAATTTAATTCTTACTAATGGAGGAACTGGTTTTTCTGTGAGAGATGTAACACCAGAGGCGACTTTAGAAGTTATAGATAAAAATGTGCCAGGAATTGCTGAGGCAATGAGAATGAAATCATTAAGTGTAACTCCAAAGGCAATGTTGTCTAGGGCAGTTAGTGGAATAAGAAAGAAAACTTTAATTGTAAATCTTCCAGGAAGTCCAAAGGGTGCTGTAGAAAATCTTGAGTTTATATTGCCGGCACTTCCGCATGGAATTGATATACTCATGGGTTGGGATTCTGAATGTGCTAGATAA
- a CDS encoding LTA synthase family protein, with translation MKITDIKNSKLYNFAVDIRNSRLFNLVVSLLFDNSDIILFFIIIFWKLISYEKDISSSFVPVSVRLAIAASILILISFSLLLKKKSRISFLYTVDIIISLILIADLMYYRYFKDITTVAAIKNAKLLKGVSASVTSVASVKDLWYLVDILILVPLKRKYKKAEFGIVPMRRRLVSFIVILAVGVGINAKTFYRVSKEQPTLLTAMSNRIYLTTMIGNVNFHIVDSYNYISTSLKNSKKLSTDEENKIKTFLQNNNNTTGETNFKGLAEGKNLIVIQVEALQGFVINQKINGQEITPNLNRWVNKCMYFDNYYYQVAGGNTSDAELMSNNSLYPAQSGAAYYTYSGNKYDSIASELKDKNYYTAALHGNTEGFWNRNVMNKAQDFDDFFGEHSFDASEQIGLGISDKSFLNQSLEKMKTFKQPYYSFLVTLTSHYPYEAVDKYGSFDVGQYKGTLLGNYLQAIHYTDAQLGEFLDKMEEEGMMKNSIVALYGDHFAIPKDNINQLFSFENESRNDDYAWFKYQKVPLLIHFPGDKYAGVNHKYTCQMDLYPTLANLYNLPKNYMFGKDMLNGDSEKVVFRNGSFIDGKNLYVSWTNTYYDLATGNKISETDALKKEKEEYTKELEYCDELQNHNLIKTFDQQKTN, from the coding sequence ATGAAGATTACGGATATAAAAAATAGTAAATTATATAACTTTGCAGTGGATATAAGAAATAGCAGATTATTTAATCTTGTGGTTAGTTTACTATTTGATAATTCAGATATAATTTTATTTTTTATTATAATTTTTTGGAAATTAATATCTTATGAAAAAGATATATCATCCAGCTTTGTACCAGTATCTGTAAGACTTGCAATAGCTGCTTCTATATTGATATTGATAAGTTTTTCACTGCTTCTTAAAAAAAAGAGCAGAATAAGTTTTTTATATACAGTAGATATAATAATAAGTTTAATACTTATAGCAGATTTAATGTACTATAGGTATTTTAAAGACATTACTACAGTAGCAGCTATAAAAAATGCTAAACTGTTAAAAGGTGTATCTGCAAGTGTAACTAGTGTAGCTAGTGTTAAAGACTTGTGGTATCTGGTAGATATACTTATTTTAGTTCCTTTAAAAAGGAAGTATAAAAAAGCAGAGTTCGGTATAGTTCCTATGAGAAGAAGGCTGGTGAGTTTTATAGTGATTTTGGCAGTAGGAGTAGGTATCAATGCAAAAACATTTTATAGGGTATCTAAAGAACAACCTACACTCTTAACTGCCATGAGCAACAGAATATATTTAACTACGATGATAGGAAATGTAAACTTCCATATAGTAGATTCATATAACTATATAAGCACGAGCCTTAAAAACTCAAAAAAACTATCTACGGATGAAGAAAATAAGATAAAAACTTTTTTACAAAATAATAATAATACCACAGGAGAAACTAATTTTAAAGGTTTGGCTGAAGGTAAAAATTTAATAGTAATTCAGGTAGAAGCACTTCAGGGGTTTGTTATAAATCAAAAAATAAATGGACAGGAGATAACACCAAATTTAAATAGATGGGTAAATAAGTGTATGTATTTTGATAACTACTATTATCAAGTTGCAGGGGGGAACACCTCTGATGCAGAACTTATGTCAAATAATTCACTGTATCCTGCACAGTCAGGAGCAGCTTACTATACCTATAGTGGAAATAAATATGATTCTATAGCAAGTGAACTAAAAGATAAAAATTATTATACTGCAGCACTTCATGGTAATACTGAAGGATTCTGGAATAGAAATGTTATGAACAAAGCTCAGGATTTTGATGACTTTTTTGGAGAACACAGCTTTGATGCAAGTGAACAGATAGGACTTGGAATTAGTGATAAGTCGTTTTTAAATCAGTCTCTTGAAAAGATGAAGACTTTTAAACAGCCCTATTATTCTTTCTTAGTTACATTAACAAGTCACTATCCTTATGAGGCCGTGGACAAGTATGGAAGTTTTGATGTAGGTCAATATAAAGGTACTCTTCTTGGAAACTACTTACAAGCAATACATTATACAGATGCACAGCTTGGAGAGTTTTTAGATAAGATGGAAGAAGAAGGAATGATGAAAAATTCTATTGTGGCGCTATATGGAGATCATTTTGCTATACCAAAGGATAATATAAATCAGCTTTTTAGTTTTGAAAATGAAAGTAGAAATGATGATTATGCTTGGTTTAAATATCAAAAAGTACCTTTATTGATCCATTTTCCAGGAGACAAGTATGCAGGAGTTAATCACAAGTATACTTGCCAGATGGATCTATATCCTACTTTAGCAAATCTATATAATTTACCTAAAAACTATATGTTTGGTAAGGATATGTTAAATGGGGACAGTGAAAAAGTTGTTTTTAGAAATGGTTCCTTTATAGATGGAAAAAATTTATATGTGTCTTGGACAAATACTTATTATGATTTAGCAACAGGAAATAAAATTTCAGAAACGGATGCACTTAAAAAGGAAAAAGAAGAGTATACTAAGGAATTAGAATACTGTGATGAGCTTCAAAATCATAATTTAATAAAAACCTTTGATCAGCAGAAAACAAATTAG